One Pseudoclavibacter endophyticus DNA window includes the following coding sequences:
- a CDS encoding YraN family protein, whose translation MRTKDVLGRRGEELAAAFLAAAGHEIIARNWRCAYGEIDLITRDASEIVFVEVKTRSSTGKGHPLEAITPEKLARLRRLAGAWIAVNPHRCQRIRLDAVGIVAPRGRSPEFHHRRAIGA comes from the coding sequence ATGCGAACGAAAGATGTGCTTGGCCGGCGCGGCGAAGAGCTCGCGGCGGCGTTTCTGGCGGCGGCGGGGCACGAGATCATCGCCCGGAACTGGCGTTGCGCGTACGGCGAGATCGACCTCATCACTCGCGACGCGAGCGAGATCGTGTTCGTCGAGGTCAAGACGCGCTCGTCCACCGGGAAAGGTCATCCGCTCGAGGCGATCACCCCCGAGAAGCTGGCGCGTCTTCGCCGCCTCGCGGGCGCCTGGATCGCCGTGAACCCGCATCGTTGCCAGCGCATCCGCCTCGATGCCGTCGGCATCGTCGCCCCTCGGGGCCGATCGCCCGAGTTCCACCACCGTCGCGCGATCGGGGCCTAG
- a CDS encoding thiamine pyrophosphate-binding protein, which yields MSSPTTFDGSSTTTTSADTETGADRIATAAGTAAPTATQTVAERMATVLAAHVSDVFGLMGNGNAYLIDALARLTDVTYHAVRHETATVASADAYHRVSRRIAVATATYGAGFTNTITSLAEAVRSYTPLLLIAGDAPTTGMRDWDLDQTAIATACGATTFVIDPATPGATTLAALRHAVRERTAVVLSVPYDVPTADAADETLDLDAPLDAEPVALDEGAARAAAEALLAAERPLVLAGRGGRAAAADLWAVADAIGALTVSSAPARGTFAGRTLDLGVAGGFGSERTLGYMRDADVVLVVGASLNQFTTAFGTALGEHARVFRVDDRDVAPNPAVTDLVRGDASLAAAAIRGIVERAEQAVPRERWAGVDPEHVAGAQFDREPGNDDAPADRLDPRSLMRELDAIVPEQRIVASDGGHFLGWVHYHWRLPSADSITLVGTQFQSIGLGFPSAPGVAAAAPDRTLTVVTGDGGGLMGLADLDSVVRAARSAIIIVFNDAAYTAEVTQYGTIGLDQRAMLIDRVDFAKFAEGVGATGVVVRTLDDLQAVRDWAERGAEGTILLDCRIDGSIVAPFQQEIIENMHKTAKRIQR from the coding sequence TTGTCATCTCCGACCACCTTCGATGGCTCATCCACGACCACCACGAGCGCCGACACCGAAACCGGCGCCGATCGCATCGCCACCGCGGCCGGCACTGCGGCGCCCACGGCGACGCAGACCGTCGCCGAGCGCATGGCCACCGTGCTCGCCGCGCACGTCAGCGACGTCTTCGGTCTCATGGGCAACGGCAACGCCTACCTCATCGACGCGCTCGCCCGCCTCACCGACGTGACCTACCACGCGGTGCGCCACGAGACCGCGACCGTCGCCTCGGCCGACGCCTATCACCGGGTGTCGCGTCGCATCGCGGTCGCGACCGCCACCTACGGTGCAGGCTTCACCAACACCATCACGTCGCTCGCCGAAGCCGTCAGGTCATATACGCCGCTGCTCCTCATCGCCGGTGACGCCCCGACGACCGGCATGCGCGATTGGGACCTCGATCAGACCGCCATCGCGACCGCCTGCGGGGCGACGACGTTCGTGATCGACCCGGCCACTCCGGGCGCGACGACGCTCGCGGCACTCCGCCACGCGGTCCGCGAGCGCACCGCGGTCGTGCTGTCGGTGCCGTACGACGTTCCGACGGCCGACGCCGCCGACGAGACCCTCGACCTCGACGCGCCGCTCGACGCCGAACCGGTCGCGCTCGACGAGGGAGCCGCGCGCGCCGCTGCCGAGGCCCTCCTCGCGGCCGAGCGCCCCCTCGTGCTCGCGGGCCGCGGTGGCCGTGCCGCCGCCGCCGACCTCTGGGCCGTCGCCGATGCGATCGGCGCCCTGACGGTGTCGAGCGCACCGGCACGTGGCACGTTCGCCGGCCGCACCCTCGACCTCGGCGTCGCGGGCGGCTTCGGCTCGGAGCGCACGCTCGGCTACATGCGCGACGCCGACGTGGTGCTGGTCGTCGGCGCGAGCCTCAACCAGTTCACGACCGCCTTCGGCACGGCGCTCGGCGAGCACGCGCGGGTCTTCCGCGTCGACGACCGCGACGTCGCGCCGAACCCCGCCGTCACGGACCTCGTGCGCGGCGACGCGAGCCTCGCGGCCGCCGCGATCCGCGGCATCGTGGAGCGGGCGGAACAGGCCGTGCCCCGCGAGCGGTGGGCGGGCGTCGACCCGGAGCACGTCGCGGGGGCGCAGTTCGACCGCGAGCCGGGCAACGACGACGCGCCAGCCGACCGGCTCGACCCGCGCAGCCTCATGCGCGAGCTCGACGCGATCGTGCCCGAGCAGCGCATCGTCGCATCCGACGGCGGCCACTTCCTCGGCTGGGTGCACTACCACTGGCGGCTGCCATCCGCCGACAGCATCACGCTCGTCGGCACGCAGTTCCAGTCGATCGGCCTCGGGTTCCCGAGCGCCCCAGGCGTTGCGGCGGCCGCGCCGGATCGGACCCTCACGGTCGTGACGGGCGACGGCGGCGGACTCATGGGCCTCGCCGATCTCGACTCGGTCGTGCGCGCCGCCCGCAGCGCCATCATCATCGTCTTCAACGATGCCGCCTACACGGCCGAGGTCACGCAGTACGGCACCATCGGCCTCGATCAGCGCGCCATGCTCATCGATCGCGTCGATTTCGCGAAGTTCGCGGAGGGCGTCGGCGCGACGGGCGTCGTCGTGCGCACGCTCGACGATCTGCAGGCCGTCCGCGACTGGGCCGAACGGGGAGCCGAGGGCACGATCCTGCTCGACTGCCGGATCGACGGCTCCATCGTGGCGCCGTTCCAGCAGGAGATCATTGAGAACATGCACAAGACCGCCAAGCGCATCCAGCGCTGA
- a CDS encoding DUF2469 family protein has product MDEDTFDEYERNLELALFREYRDIVTQFRYVIETERRFYLANTVDLQRRDTEHDFYFELTMNDVWVWDIYRSNRFVKQVRVLTFKDVNVEELASEQFELPKELALDE; this is encoded by the coding sequence ATGGACGAGGACACCTTCGACGAATACGAGCGCAATCTCGAGCTCGCGCTGTTTCGCGAGTATCGCGACATCGTGACGCAGTTCCGCTACGTCATCGAGACCGAGCGGCGCTTCTACCTCGCGAACACGGTCGACCTGCAGCGCCGCGACACCGAGCACGACTTCTACTTCGAGCTCACGATGAACGACGTATGGGTGTGGGACATCTACCGTTCGAACCGCTTCGTGAAGCAGGTGCGCGTGCTCACGTTCAAAGACGTCAACGTCGAAGAGCTCGCCTCGGAGCAGTTCGAACTGCCGAAGGAGCTCGCGCTCGACGAGTAA
- a CDS encoding ribonuclease HII, with amino-acid sequence MSPATPTAVDPTLALERALLGRAPVVIGIDEVGRGAIAGPVAVGACAIGARELTAGFPAGLRDSKLLTAKRRVDVEPAARAWVTAAGVGLCSATEIDEFGIIACLAAAAKRALAALHEVGVPVARAAIVLDGSHDWLSPALEHPLDVSVRPKADRDCAVVSAASVIAKVERDALMRSAHESGEYADYAWHSNVGYGSPAHYAALAAHGASSLHRRTWLRAAAAEQTAHPERVVSA; translated from the coding sequence ATGTCTCCTGCGACGCCGACCGCCGTGGACCCGACCCTTGCGCTCGAGCGAGCGCTGCTCGGCCGTGCGCCGGTCGTGATTGGCATCGACGAGGTCGGACGGGGCGCGATCGCAGGCCCCGTCGCAGTCGGGGCCTGTGCCATCGGTGCGCGAGAGCTCACGGCCGGGTTCCCCGCGGGCTTGCGCGACTCGAAGCTCCTGACGGCCAAGCGCCGGGTCGACGTCGAGCCGGCGGCGCGCGCGTGGGTCACGGCGGCGGGGGTCGGTCTTTGCAGCGCGACCGAGATCGACGAGTTCGGCATCATCGCGTGCCTCGCCGCGGCAGCAAAACGCGCCCTCGCGGCCCTGCACGAGGTCGGCGTGCCCGTCGCACGCGCGGCGATCGTGCTCGACGGCTCGCATGATTGGCTCTCGCCGGCCCTCGAGCATCCACTCGACGTCTCGGTGCGACCGAAGGCCGACCGCGACTGCGCAGTGGTCTCGGCGGCCTCAGTCATCGCGAAGGTCGAGCGCGATGCCCTCATGCGGTCGGCGCACGAGTCTGGTGAGTACGCCGATTATGCCTGGCACTCGAACGTCGGCTACGGCTCGCCCGCCCACTACGCCGCACTCGCCGCGCACGGGGCGTCGTCCCTGCACCGCCGCACGTGGCTGCGCGCCGCGGCGGCTGAGCAGACCGCGCATCCCGAGCGCGTCGTCAGCGCCTAG